A stretch of Mesoplodon densirostris isolate mMesDen1 chromosome 7, mMesDen1 primary haplotype, whole genome shotgun sequence DNA encodes these proteins:
- the FAM181B gene encoding protein FAM181B, which yields MAVQAALLSTHPFVPFGFGGSPDGLGGAFGALDKGCCFEDEETGTPAGALLAGAEGGDVREATRDLLSFIDSASSNIKLALDKPGKSKRKVNHRKYLQKQIKRCSGLMGAAPPGPPSPGAADTPAKRPLAVASAQTVPVHAHGKAAPRREASQAAAAASLQSQSLAALFDSLSHVPGAADPAGAAEAAPAAGLVGAGAGGVGGDAAGPAGGPAGPGARKVPLRARNLPPSFFTEPSRAGGGGCGPSGPGVSLGDLEKGAEAAEFFELLGPDYGAGTEAGVLLAAEPLDVLLTGAAVLRGPPELEPGLFEPPPAMGGSLLYPEPWSAPGGPTTKKSPLAAPRGGLTLNEPLRPLYPAAADSPGGDDGPGLLASFTPFFSDCTLPPPPPPPQVSYDYSAGYSRTAYASLWRPDGIWEGAPGEEGAHRD from the coding sequence ATGGCAGTCCAGGCGGCGCTCCTCAGCACGCACCCCTTCGTCCCCTTCGGCTTCGGGGGCTCCCCTGACGGGCTGGGAGGCGCCTTCGGAGCCCTGGACAAGGGTTGCTGTTTCGAGGACGAGGAGACCGGGACACCGGCGGGCGCGCTGCTGGCGGGCGCCGAGGGCGGGGACGTGCGTGAGGCCACCCGCGACCTGCTCAGCTTCATCGACTCGGCGTCCAGCAACATCAAGCTGGCGTTGGACAAGCCCGGCAAGTCGAAGCGGAAGGTGAACCACCGCAAGTACCTGCAGAAGCAGATCAAGCGCTGCAGCGGCCTCATGGGCGCCGCGCCCCCGGGTCCGCCCTCCCCGGGCGCCGCCGACACGCCCGCCAAGCGGCCGCTCGCCGTCGCCAGCGCCCAGACGGTCCCGGTCCATGCCCACGGCAAGGCGGCCCCCCGGCGGGAGGCGTCGCAGGCCGCGGCGGCCGCCAGCCTGCAAAGCCAGAGCCTGGCCGCTCTCTTCGACTCGCTGAGCCACGTCCCTGGGGCCGCAGATCCTGCCGGGGCTGCGGAGGCGGCGCCCGCGGCCGGGCTCGTGGGAGCGGGCGCTGGGGGCGTGGGAGGGGACGCGGCCGGCCCCGCAGGGGGTCCGGCCGGCCCCGGCGCCAGGAAGGTCCCGCTGCGGGCCCGCAACCTGCCCCCGTCCTTCTTCACCGAGCCGTcccgggcgggcggcggcgggtgCGGCCCGTCGGGGCCCGGCGTGAGCTTGGGCGACCTGGAGAAGGGCGCCGAGGCCGCGGAGTTCTTCGAGCTGCTGGGGCCCGACTACGGCGCCGGCACCGAGGCGGGCGTCTTGCTCGCCGCGGAGCCTCTCGATGTGCTCCTCACCGGAGCCGCCGTCCTAAGGGGACCCCCGGAGCTGGAGCCCGGCCTCTTTGAGCCGCCACCCGCGATGGGGGGGAGCCTACTGTACCCCGAGCCCTGGAGCGCCCCGGGCGGCCCCACAACCAAGAAGTCACCCCTGGCTGCCCCCCGCGGTGGCTTGACCTTGAACGAGCCCTTGCGCCCCCTGTACCCAGCCGCCGCGGACTCTCCGGGCGGGGACGACGGGCCCGGCCTTTTGGCCTCTTTCACCCCCTTCTTCTCAGACTGCACTctgcccccgccgcccccgcccccgcaggTGTCCTACGACTACAGCGCGGGCTACAGCCGCACGGCGTACGCCAGCCTTTGGAGACCGGACGGGatttgggaaggggcgcccggggAGGAGGGGGCGCACCGGGACTGA